Proteins encoded in a region of the Eschrichtius robustus isolate mEscRob2 chromosome 14, mEscRob2.pri, whole genome shotgun sequence genome:
- the ZNF664 gene encoding zinc finger protein 664 has translation MIYKCPMCREFFSERADLFMHQKVHTAEKPHKCDKCDKGFFHLSELHIHWRDHTGEKAYKCDDCGKDFSTTTKLNRHKKIHTVEKPYKCYECGKAFNWSSHLQIHMRVHTGEKPYVCSECGRGFSNSSNLCMHQRVHTGEKPFKCEECGKAFRHTSSLCMHQRVHTGEKPYKCYECGKAFSQSSSLCIHQRVHTGEKPYRCCGCGKAFSQSSSLCIHQRVHTGEKPFKCDECGKAFSQSTSLCIHQRVHTKERNHLKISVI, from the coding sequence ATGATCTACAAGTGCCCCATGTGTAGGGAATTCTTCTCTGAGAGAGCAGATCTTTTTATGCATCAGAAAGTTCACACTGCGGAGAAGCCCCATAAGTGTGACAAGTGCGACAAGGGTTTCTTTCATCTGTCAGAGCTCCATATCCATTGGAGAGACCACACGGGAGAGAAGGCGTATAAATGTGACGATTGCGGGAAGGACTTTAGCACCACGACAAAGCTCAATAGACACAAGAAAATCCACACAGTGGAGAAGCCCTATAAATGCTACGAGTGCGGCAAAGCCTTCAACTGGAGCTCACATCTTCAGATTCACATGAGAGTTCACACAGGTGAGAAACCCTATGTCTGTAGTGAGTGTGGAAGGGGCTTTAGCAATAGTTCAAACCTCTGCATGCATCAGAGAGTCCACACCGGAGAGAAGCCCTTTAAATGTGAAGAGTGCGGGAAGGCCTTCAGGCACACTTCTAGCCTCTGCATGCATCAGAGAGTCCACACAGGAGAGAAGCCCTATAAATGCTATGAGTGTGGGAAGGCCTTCAGCCAGAGCTCGAGCCTCTGCATCCATCAGAGAGTGCACACCGGGGAGAAGCCCTATAGATGCTGTGGGTGTGGGAAGGCCTTCAGCCAGAGCTCGAGCCTCTGCATCCATCAGAGAGTGCACACGGGGGAGAAACCTTTCAAATGTGATGAGTGTGGGAAGGCCTTCAGTCAGAGCACCAGCCTCTGCATCCACCAGAGAGTGCACACAAAGGAGAGAAACCATCTCAAAATATCAGTTATATAA